The window TCCTCTCGGCAACGCTGTTTTGTTGCGATGTGTATAGAATCAACAACTAATGTTCAATCCTTTTTTAATCACATAAAGCTATAAATTCAAATGAAAGATATTCCAAACCATGATCAATTCTTAGAGCTTTAATCTTTTTATGTAATTGATTCTTAATAACATTCATAAACTTTCTAAATAGCATAAAGATTCAAACTTGTGAGGCATAAAATACATCTGGTCATACCTAGTATACTCATATATGTAACTGATGAAATGATAGGCCTTATGCTTAGCCCTTAAATTCATTGGACCATAGACACTTGAATAAATTAAACGATGAAATGGTAGACTTATACCTGTCCCTTGATGATATTTAAAATGTTTgatataacatttaaaataactGTAAACCACTTTGTTGAAAATTTATGTCAAGATAAAATTGTATCACTTtgtacattaacactaaaacaccttttacatatatttataaaaatttcaagaatgTGTTTCTTGAAATTGCGTGTTGGTGGAATTATCTTCCTCATCTGATACGAGGTACTGGAATGCATCTCAACCCAATCAATGAGTCCTAAATCTCACTCTCTTAAAGCATATACTATAGGTATAAAAgagtaataatatttttttatcatattaaaaaggaaaaaagaacatctagcaataagttttatacttatattgCTGAGTGTCAAAAATTTCAGATATGGGAtttttttataagtaaaaaaaagaaaaaaatagggTGTTGtttcagttaaaaaaaaaaacatagtgTTCTTCTGTTATAAATTGTGTTATTCACTTTAATGTTCatgggttcaaaaaaaaaaaaaaaacatgttcaTGAGCTTTGACCTGCCCAATCCACATTTTATGGATTGGGCTTGCACatgtatatttaaaaattgGTCCAACTTGATGTGAAGTTCAAATCAGCACATAGAATGGATTAGATTTGAAATTTGTCCCAAAAGCCTTAGCCTTATATTATATGTATTTCTAACCTTTATTTGATTTCTATTAGTTTATTAAATATTTGTTGGGAGGAAGGGGATGTTTGCCTAGTGTATCACCCTATTGACTGGGTTGAAGGACACCCTACTTCAATCATTTAAAAAAAGTATTttctataaaattatttttgcatatttttattgttgtttatatttatagtttaattttaattttaattattattttaaatataaatatatattatttggatAGGCTGGGCTTGAAAATCGATATTTTTTCCTTAGCTCAGTCCGGTCCCGTGccaatataaatattatgtgGGATGGATTGAGCTTGAATAAAataatgggaaaattacacagaaattcatgttttaaaaactatttacaactatatcaagatataattttggattatgtcaaactagtaaaatcagtacttttaatatattttaatgacTAGAATtgataaattagaaatctagaatatattttctatagtttatgatttatgaattggagtctagattttttaaattatggtgtaaaattataaaatatagagaataatgatatattaagaattaagtttgataatatgacttaattgtaattttgtacttaattacgatattcatgtatttgacccaataATTTAGTATAAAACTTGATTAGACCTAGATCAAACTCGGCCCAGCCCATCCCATAAATAAATCTACTCATAAATAACATATCAAAGACACGCTTTGAATTCTTATAATGTGTTCTACACGTATTGaacaaaaaaatagaaaaatataaatattatgtttAAAGACATTTCATCTTCAAAATTATTGaataatcacaaaaaaaaaaaaaaaaaaaaaaaactttttttccTAAACTAACTGATGCAATGTGCAAAATATGTAGAATATTTAGATTCCTCATCAAGGTGgaatcttcaattacatcattTATGATGTTTTATCATTTACCGACAACAATAATGGTATTTTTTGTAACTCAATTCTTTCTCTATCTTAAATTTTGGTTTTCGAAATTGAAGTGGGTGTATATAGTCACATTCCTACATGCAAATAGAAGAATGCGTGATTTTATCCTAATCAATCACTTAATTATGCTTGATTTATGTGATTGGAGTTaactttaaaagaaaaaatgaatataaaaataaaaaaaaacgtgaCAAGTGTTTTTAACCTTGCAGTATGTCCTTTTCTCTTTTGCATACCATACAAGAGAAAGAAGCAACGAATATGTCCTTTTCTCTTTTGCATACCATACACCAAAACATAACCCACTCTTTTCATTCTCAATCAATTTCCGTTTTGAAATAATTCTAAGAGAAAAAATGGAGCTAGAATTGGGATTGAAGATCACCCGCACAAGAGATGATATAATTTCCCATTCCAACCTCCAGATTAACAAAACTCATGCCGGTCCTCTCTTCTTATCCAGAGAAACTGACACCATCTTCTTCCTTATTGCATATCTCAAAGGTAATAATCATATAACACTGATTAATCTTCATTCTTTCTCTGCTAAACTTGTGGTTCAATGCAGGTTTTAAAAGAGAGAATATTGATATCCATATCAATGAAGATGGGAATCGGATTACTATTAGCGGGAAGAGGGCTGTTCAGGAGATGGTGTTATCAGGATCATGGATTATGCACACAAAAGATATTGAGTTGAGAACCTTCAGTAAGGTTTTCCAAATTCCTGATGGtattattttggataaaatCAAGGCTAAGTTCAATGATGAACAATCAAGTTTAACAGTCATTATGCCCAAATCAGTTAAAGGAATGCTTGGCCTTCAGATTCAAGAAATCGAACAAGAATCGAAAACCGACGAAATTGAACAAGCTGTAGAAAAAGAATTTGAAAGAATTTgtgaaaatgatgaagaaaCATCTCAAGCAAAAGATGAAATGCCACAAGAATTACAAAATGATGATGAAGATAAACAAGTTGATGAGGAGGAATTGATAGCAGTAGAAAGGCAGAGAAAATCAAGAGGGTCTAAGCTATGTCCACCTTTTGTTGTTGCAGGATCAGCAATCCTTGTCTCTCTTGTTGTTCTTGTCATTACTTTCATTAGAGCTAAAAGAAGATGATTTCAATTTAACATGTATAACATAAATAAATCCCCACCATTCATCAATATATATACTTATTCAATTACTTCAAGATAAAATCATATTACATGTATAAAGTTCTTGATAAATGATTATTCAGGCATTTCAATTCCAGTATTTACAAAAATACTTGTATAGTGTATTCTATATTTATAGATGGAGAATAATATAATGTTGTTAAAAGAACAGAAAACCAAATACTGAAAAAGAAACTAGGCCCAAGAAAGATCACTAGCATTGGAGATTTTTTGGCAATAACCTGCACAAAATTGTAGTAAGGCAAGGCAGCTGGACCTGGATAGTAAAGTAGGATGAATGAAAAGAAAGGTAATGGGgccaaatattttttataactacTTGACAGATAAGTGGAGTGTATGAAAAGCCTGGTACTGTTGACAAAACACATGGATGGAAGCACATAAAGCCAGA of the Euphorbia lathyris chromosome 7, ddEupLath1.1, whole genome shotgun sequence genome contains:
- the LOC136236056 gene encoding uncharacterized protein — translated: MELELGLKITRTRDDIISHSNLQINKTHAGPLFLSRETDTIFFLIAYLKGFKRENIDIHINEDGNRITISGKRAVQEMVLSGSWIMHTKDIELRTFSKVFQIPDGIILDKIKAKFNDEQSSLTVIMPKSVKGMLGLQIQEIEQESKTDEIEQAVEKEFERICENDEETSQAKDEMPQELQNDDEDKQVDEEELIAVERQRKSRGSKLCPPFVVAGSAILVSLVVLVITFIRAKRR